The Drosophila sechellia strain sech25 chromosome 2R, ASM438219v1, whole genome shotgun sequence nucleotide sequence TTTTTTGACAACAATGGCGTCGGCGGCCATTTTGTTTGCACTCGACACCGCCGACAcccgaaaagtatgcaacactcTGCCGCTGAGTGCCACTGGTGGCTCAATAATGCTGTTTGCACGGATCATTTGGGCTTCGGCGGGCGTAGTTCGCTGCTAAGCTGCAGAGTTTAATAACTAAATTGACTTGGTTCTGGCCTGGCTGTGGCATTCCCTTGGTATTTGTCTTGCGGCTCCTGCCGCACAGCCCCTTGCCccttgccacttgccacttgctccgccagttgccaattgTTTTCCCATTGTAAGCCCTTCTTTGTTGGCGGCTTTATTGCTCGCCCGGCGGAACAAAAAGGTTTGTTTACCGCCAAGGCAAACATCTGCGCGAACACCTTTGTGCGACTTTAACACTCCGCTTGGCTTGCTTGGCGGCTTAGACTCCTGATTGAGGATTACCGGAAAGTTAATGACTCCATTGACACTGATTTCCCCTACTTAATAGGTTCAACTTTGGAGACAGCTTTTGAGCCACTTAATTGAAAGTGATGTGCAGTCTCTTAAAGTTTATGGCACGaaaaaaatgcttaaaaatacatttaggGAAGTTCAACCAAGTATGCCAACAAGAACCACTTTCTTGGAATTTATATTAACAAGCCATACAATGGAATACAAGTATACTAACTAGTGCCATTAGTTTTTCTTGCTATATGTTTTACCTATTTTCTCTCTTGCCCTGAGATATGATATTCTTGAAAGAAGCTTCTTTCTTCTGAGCCTGAATCCTTGAAGCGCAAACAAACTTCCGCATACCATTTACTACTGCATCCTACTACTTCATTTTCTGGCTGCTCCTTTGAGTCCGCATTCCATATGGGCGGCACATGCATGTCGCACAGATCCGAAGGGAGTCAGAGAAAAGTGAGTGGGATTACCTCTTTTCTTGAGATAACCTTTGACTGTGCAACCGACTGTGAAAAATCCCATTTCCAGCGGTAACTCTGCGATGTGCAACTTGCTCCCCGGCTCTTTGTGTGCGTCGTTCATAAGTTAATTACGTCAGCGACTGCAGCGGATGGCAGGCTGTTGGGATACCGGGATGCTGGGATGTCCGGATGTTCCAGTTGCTCCGGCAACtagcaactggcaactggcaagGACAACATCAGTGGGGCAAATTGGATTTGCGCTGCACTCGCAGCTCCGAAATCGCACAGTCCCTTTGAGTCGGCATACGGCCACCATTAAATGCACTCGTGGATACTAATTAGCCGCACGTTCCCATCTATTTGTTGCAGATAAAAATCGGATGAACAGCCCGGCCCTGGGAGGAGCCGGCGGCAGTGGCGGTGACAAGAAGGGCTCCAGCCTCGTGGACGCCGTGGATGTGGCCACCACCAGTGCGGAGGCCAAGCTGAAGCCGCGTTCCAGGTGAGTGCAACACGCGCCTGCTCATTCGGATGGAGTCCCTGGCCAGATCCGGTTCCCGCCTGTCCGCCCCCCTGCTGACCACTTCCACCTGCTTCCATTCCAGATCGCTCATACGCCGTGCATCACGCAAGACCAAGCAGCAAATCAACAACGCATCCGACGACTGCAACGTGCAGTAAACCATTATTTTGGCCGCCAGCGCCGCGCTTAATTATGTTATTTAGTTATTACGAGCATGTTGCCACAATGTGAATTAATAATGGACGCCAGTTAATTAGCGTGCATAAACAAGTGGCGCCGTATTTATGTTCGGTGCACTGAGCTGATTATTCTGATAAAGCTACCCAGCTCGCAAAAACCACTTGCTCAAGGGCACAAAAATTTCGATGAATTTGGCACTCGGCAAAACATTTTATAGTTTGTAAGCACCAGAGCTTCGAAACGATGCCGTCATGACACTGGCCTCAGTCTATAGATATTTCGTAAGCAACTCTGATTAGgtaaatttatatttgattATGAATAGATTTTCTAGCCTATAAGTCgcgaatcaaatcaaatttctTTAACAATACTCATACCTATAGCAAAGGCAAACAATTCTGCGACATTTTAATCCAGTGTCATCGCGGCATAGGAGATAAGGGATTATTCCGACACTGAGCTGACTTGCGAGGCATTGTGCACACAAATCGATTTGAGTTGCGGTCATTAAGGTTGGAAGGGACCaggtttatttaaatttaaaattaacttttatacgacaaacaatttcaattttcgcaAACTTCAGTAGAGCTCTAGGTGCCcgatttgaatttaatttggaTTTCTCCCACGGGAGAAGGCATTTGAAGACTCGTAGTGCCGTTCTCCTCGAAAGGAGTTCCTTTTGATGGCAAAATAATAGCTCAACGCGACTGAGTTCGAGGTTTTTCGTGGCAGGACTAAGTTAAATGCGTTTTCGACTGGCGGATTGTCATATTGTGACAGGTGGCATAGCCTAAGGTACAATCTAGGATACTAATTTATGAATCTCTATCTGCACCCTTTGCCGACACCATGGTTAATATTTGAACGTTCCGTGTACACATCTATATATTAATGCAGCTCCGATAAGGATGTTTGCTTATATTGGCCTGAGCCGAACTTGCTCCTTTCGAGTCCGCGAATCCGAAAGGAATCGCAAGTTTTGCGGAAGTAAGGCAATTTCGCGGGATTCTCCGCGGCTCCAGCCACGTAAAATAACAAGAACTTTGGCAGAGAGCACCGAGCAAATTAACATGCAAAAAACgtaattgtaaaataaatttggtGGAGGGGGAGAGAGGAGGAGAGGAGGGTGCCGAGTGCTTATCAAGGATAATACAGGGTGAACTTCTTATGCCAAAACGCCAAAATGCCAAATCAAATAGCCCACAATGCACATCCTGTTCGCAGGAGGCTTGCGGCAGCGAATAATCGGTAAATCTGTTTTTAATACGCAACTTGTATCCTTTGTAACAAGTTACACTTGCATCTGGGTGGGTTGTGCGTGGGTGTGCTCGCCAGTGTGTGATAAGAGAGTCCTTTGTGTTTGTTCACCGGAATGTGCTTAGCAataagatttatttaaaagacTACGTTTAGGCGGTACCGAGTACGGCGGAGATATCTAAAGGATCTGTAAATGGATGAAATACGGCATATGCAAAGTGAATTGTGATTAAACCAAATACATCTAGacacacgtgtgtgtgtggcactGTGTGCGAGCTGAAAAATGCATGCAAACAATGCACCCAGTGATTGCAGTAATGGATTCCAGCTACTGCAAACACCTGGGCAGGGTCAGAGGCGTCTGAATGCCCCCAAAATCGAATTGAGTATTGTATTCGTCCAAGGAGGATTGTAGTTATACATGCATACTTATGTGCGGCATTATAAACTGCTTACAGAACAGTTACATACGGATACATTTAGTACACATAGTCAGTACCTAAACAAGTTTGTGTGTACAGTTTGGATGTTCGTTTTATAAGTAATACGTTGTTTATACATTGTTACTAGGTGTAGTTATTGACAACAAATCTGCTGACTAGTCGTCGCCACTCGCGTATATCATGAACCAATGGGAACACAAGGGTGCGGAGGCTTCCACCCTATCCGCCCTATCGACGAGGGACCGCGAGATGCTCGATATCTTATCCGACCTACCcgattttaaataaacatattcgTCTACGTAGTTCGATTGATTGAGCGCACTTACACTTACCTACTCTACTGAATCGAAGGATCGTGGCCCATGGACTACACGTAGTCTAGGCAAACCCAAATTAACTCTCTAagtgtgcgtatgtgtgtaATGTACTTGTaactaattgaatttcaattcaaattgaattattgACAATTGTATTAGCCAGTTAAAATAAACCACAATGCGTCCCAGGCATCGGtgtttgaaaatgtttgaTTCCCCTGCATAATGGATTCCGACTCGTTTCGCATTCCGTTTCCATCGCACCAAGGGACCACGGGACCACGGGATCCGGACTCGGATCCGAATCGCCCTGCCCACCGGCGGCTACCAGCCTGGAAAATGGCACAGTGAGCAGTTTGCACtaaatcaattaaaactaGAGCAGCACCGACCGCAGCATCCATTAAAAGTAACTAATGGAATTTCATTCGAATTATATATTGCGATTCCCATAAATTCTGCAATTGCGTAAATGCCGATTGCCGGCTTAAAGCAACcgggctgctgctgatttgaAATTTGCATATGCATATGGGCGGTGGGGTGTTGCATGTCGGGATGGGGCATCTGGGGGCTTGCGAGGAGCAAGCCGTTTTGGCGGTCGCGGCAAACAATAAACAGCTTTGCTAATGAGCTTGCATTATGCGCAATTCTGAATGCAATTTACTGTGCCATtgattttgcaataaattGGCTTAGGCCGTGCGCTCCGCTCGGATCGGAAAATTGCGGGAAACCCCAATTTCCCGCTGGCACGTTTGAGCTTAGAATTATGTTCTTAGAACGGCTTaatgcaaatttcaaattcaaattgcgACGGAAGTGCGGCGCCACCTGGCGGTTACCACGAGCGCGTTCAAACGGCGCCCTCTTGCGGAAATCCCGTGAGCAAAACAGCTGTTTCCAGTCGCTGGTCTTTTTTAGCACATTTATCCATGCTGCGGCGTTGTTTTGGAATGGCCATGAAATATATTGGTAACTTAAGAGAAATAAGCTCCTGCAGCCTCGACTAGCTAACACCTGGCCATGCTCCACAGACATTGGGGCCAACCTGACGGACCCCATGTTCCAGGGCTGCTACGGCGAAACCCAGAAGCACGAGCCCGACCTGCACATCGTCTTGGAGCGCGCGTGGCAACAGGGCCTGCAGAAGATCATCGTCACCGCCGGCTGCCTGAAGGACGTGGATGAGGCACTGGAACTGGCCTCCAAGGATGGTAAGCTGGCATTAAGGATGTTCTCTTTGCACTTTGAGCTATAAATTGCGAATCTCCATTGCGCGTCCCTTTTAATTTCATGATTGAGAATCTTGTGTTTCGTTAGACCTTCTGCTGAATgtccatttttattttactcaACATTCATAGTATTACGAATGTTTTATATCTATTATAAGCTCCCAATTTACAAGTGCTTTTCCTCGACAGAGCGCATCTACACGACAGTGGGCACACATCCCACACGGTGTGAGGAATTCGTATCGGACCCAGAGGGCTACTACGACCAGTTGCGATCCAGTATCAAGGCAAATCGCACCAAGGTGCTGGCCGTTGGGGAATGTGGTCTGGACTACGATCGCTTGCAGTTCTGCGGTCAGGAAACCCAGCGTCTGTACTTCGAGAAGCAGCTAGACCTAGCGGCCGAGTTTAAACTGCCTCTCTTTCTGCACATGAGAAATGCTGCTGAGGATTTCATGAGCATCTTGGAAAGAAATCGCGATAAGATCGAGGAGTGCGGCGGCGGAGTGGTGCACAGCTTTACAGGAACTTTGGAGGAGGCCCAGCGCATCCTAGCCTTCGGTGGTCTTTACATAGGCCTCAATGGGTGCTCCCTGAAGACGGAAGAAAACGCAGAAGTGGTGCGCAAGCTGCCCAACAACAGGATAATGCTAGAAACCGACTGCCCGTGGTGTGGCATACGACCCTCGCATGCAGGACACAAGCACGTGACCACCAAGTTTCCCACCGTCAAGAAGAAAGAGAAATGGACAGCCGAAACCCTAATAGACGGACGCTGTGAGCCTTGTCAAATCAGGTGAATATGGATAATACCTTTCCCCCAAATGTGCAGATAATATTAAAACTTTGTCTTCCGTTTTAGCCAAGTTTTGGAGTCCATTGCTGGAATCAAACAGGAGCCCAAAGAAAAGCTGGCTGCGTTATACTACCAAAACACATTGGACTTGTTCTTCGGCACAGCAGAGAGTAAAGAATAAAACAACATGCATTTACATTCAATGcgtttacatttattttattattgtttctcGCGTctaaatgcaaatgaattCAAAAATACGCATTACAACTTTGATTTGTTAGGTTACATCGGTTTGGTTTCTTCGATCTGCAGTTAACACAGATCCACTTTTGGATTTAGGATTAACAATTAGATGTGTAAATAATTGTTGCATATGGCTAAGTTTATTAACGTTCGTGATTTCGCACTGCTATGTGGTGAATATAAAATGGATcgcccaaaaaaataaatgtatttcttTCGACTCGAACTTGTATATTCTCTCTGGAGTCTATTCTAAACTCTAATAGAGTGTCATAGCTTAATTATTGCCACGTTTTTGGTTACGAGTTTGCCAATATTCATCGATTATTGGTGAAGCCTTGAAAAGCctatatacaaaatattttgtaaatatttaaaaagtcTATCAACTATAAGTAGTACGCTTGTAGGTATTAAAAGGTTCGAATTCGGGGGATAGGAAATATGTTTACCTTATGGGCATGCTACAATCAGATCTCCGTTGAAGTTAAAGTGTAAAACAACCAAGATCTGAAgctaaaaaattgcattttgttaTACGTTTGATGAACTGATATGAATACAAATGATATTGATAGTATTTAACATTAAGACGGGATTCACTCGGGATGCATTTAAAATGGCAATAAAAGATTCAGTCCAATGGaaatgatatgatatgaaCATGTTCATATAGCACTTCAAGATGGTGCGAAATATTCTGGGGAAGACTGATCTCCAACGTTCCCCTTTCCGCTTGGCAGTAGATAGTTATAGTTCTTAAAAGCAGATCCAATTGCGTTACTTCTTTTTCTTTGTAGATTCTTGTAAAGTTACAGTGGGATACCGAGTATTTTGTTAACGCGTTAACTCTATTTATTCAATACAATGTTTTATGGGTTATATTTGAAATTACGCTCAGACATGGCCCAATTGACTTGCAGTTGACagtttacaaaaaaaaaaaatattacaaaagtAAAAAATACTCAAAACATGTACGATAAATTCCATTTATTAGGCGTCAGATTAGTTTCGAGTGTTTGTTAAACTCATAttcgtatgtatgtacataaataagcaagggaaattataaatacaggaaatacataaacataaaatatCTTCAAACAGAAGTTCTCTAAAGATAAATTCGAGTTGCagatataaataaacatacgAGTGCTAACTGTCTTCCATATTGTATTCACTTAACAGCGAAAGCCTTTCGACACATTTTTGGGATACAGGAAATCAAGAAAGGTATTGATTAGTTCGAGTTAAGCTTAATGCTCCTGTTAAATATCGTATATCGAATATATTGTGTATCGTAATCATATGTATTTAAGTTGTATGCTGTGTTTCGAGTTTTCAGTTTCAAACCAAACTCTGCAGAGCCCTGCAATCGAGCAGGCGTCGGGCCTCATGATTATTCATAGATTAATTATAATGGTAATAAATATGCTGCTTCGCTTAGCCTATAGGTTAATTCAATGTATCTTGGGAGCGCTGCGATCGTTGATCTTCTGGTTACGCTTTAAGGTGGCTCCGCGCTTGATTTGATCCATCAGCGATTCGTGACAGATGCGAGGGTCCGGCTGAAAGAGTCCAGAAAGAGCGGATTAGAGGGGCACTTGGCTGGCAAAACCTTAGGTTATCTATCGTTAGATCGGAGAGCAGTTAGTTGGCAGAACGTGGCACTGAGTGGATTAGCTGCCAGCTGGCTTAGTAGGCTTCAAACGAACGAGAACGACTAGGAACGAACAAAATACCTTAGCACTTAGCACTGATCTTCGCAAGTGTCATTGGTGGTTGTGCTGTTGTTGGGATAGGTGGGTGGTCTACGGTATTGCGCACTGGGTCGCGATAGTTTTTGCGGATTTTGATACATCTAATAGCCATGGTGCCATGGACAGAGCATAGAGAGTGTTGGCAATCGGGTGAGTTGCTGTCGAAGTGCACTACTTACCAGGGCCTTGCTGTTGATGAGATTTCGCACGGCAAATGCTCGTCCAGACATTCCCTGCTTCGCCAGCTTCGCGTTGAGATTCTCGAGGAATTCGGCCTTGGTTTTGGCCCGAATACTGCCAGTCTTTTCGATATTTGTGCTTGTGGCATAGTCTATGGATATGCGTTGTCGATACGGGTACCAATTCGGGTGCATAAAAGAAAATGGTAAGCAAACATGATCGATCAATGGTGGTGTGGATGTTGGCTGGCGCAGAAGTGGTTAATATGGTGGTCAAtccaaatggaaatgcaaaataaaagtCAACAATTGTTGGTAAGAGTTCGACTCGATGATGATTGATGATTGGAAAGATTGGAATGAAAGTTCACTGCGGATCGAGCTACGGCGGAAACTGAAATCCCATGTTGACCCGATAGTTTCCAGACGCACTTGACACAATCTCAATCAGGTTAATTGGCAACAATTTCCAAACGAAAACTCAAACTCAAacgaaacaaaagcaaaagaacATATGCAGCATGCGCCAAAGGAAAACTTAGAGCTAACATCAAATCAAAATTGTATGGCCTCAATCGAGCGAAATAGAAAATCAGCAAAACAATAATATACAACAATCAGCGCGCTCATTCCTTGCAATAAAATCATACGTAATGAAATCAAACCAActcaaatcgaatcgaatggaatCAATTCAAATCCAGCTCGCGCTCTTACTTGGATGATGTGCCTGggaatgggcatgggcatTGTGGTTATAGTAGGCAGCGCCGCCGTTGCTATTGCTCCCGGCATCGCGATAgtagtgctgctgctgagcctgctgctgctggtgatggTGGCCGCCACGCGAGGTTGTGGCATAAATGCTGGCCAAGGACCCAGTAACGGGCGAGCCGCACGTGGGCGAGGCCGAGGGCGAGTGAAACTTGACGGCCGTTGTCTGTATGAATGGATTCGTGGAGACGAATATCTTTTGCTGCACACTTGAGTGGCGTGAAGGAATGGGCGGCTGGCGTTGCtggtgttgttggtgttgctggtgctgctgttgttgctgatgctgatgctgctgctgcagctgatgttgctggtgttgctgctgctccgccaagtgctgctgctgtgcagCTCTAAGCTTCTGCTGGGGCAGCGGCAACTGCGGACGCTGACCTAAGTGTCCAGTGCCGTTGCCAATGCCCATGCCTGCCGGCTGTtgatactgctgctgctgcaaccgctgctgctgctgctgcatcatATTCTTGGGCAGCGTGGCCGTGGACGAGGCTGCTGCATAGGCGCTCGAGTGAGACGCGTTCTGGCCAGTGGGCGGACGGGCCATCTTCTTTGGCATCGTGGCCGATGCACCGGCGGCGTAAATGGGCGGCGGTGGGGGATCCTCCAGAGGAGGCGGACAGGTgtagtgctgctgctgcggcggctgGTGGTGCTGATGGGAATGAGTCTGTCTCATGTTCGGCGATTGCGCAGCTGCTGGATTTTTGGTAAACGAACTTGAATAGATGGCCATGTCTTTGCTGTTAGCAACTGCTGCATTCGGCGGCTGAGGTGGCTGATAATGCGAATTGGCCGAGCCAGGAGCCGCTGCCGTTGTCGGtggggatgcggatgcggatgaaGAGTTCGAGAATGAGCTGACTTTGGAGAGCAACGATGATGTGGATGAAGACAGGGGAAAGTGCGGTAATGCATTGAAAGAGGTGGTCGGTGTTAGAATGGACGGTTTAGTGCTGCTGTTGGCCGCATGAGCCGATGACATTGCTGATGATGAGGTGCCGAAACTAGCGTAAATTCtatgctgttgctggtgctgcagCTGGATTTGTTCAGATTTACCGTCatagtgttgctgctgttgcggctgCGACATGGACAGGCCACTCCGCATGTAGATCGACTCTCCTCCGGGCGCCTGCTGGTTGCCGTAGATCCCCTCgacgtgctgctgctgctgtttgccGCTGAGTCGTGCATTGAGCTGTGCAATTAGGTTCGGATTCGCCTTTGGCTGTGTCGGTGGCAGTGGGTGAGCATGTCCGTTGGGACTGGGGCTGCTGGTGCGGAAGCTGGACATGCTGTTGAGCAGTTTGGGCTGGGCGTATATGCCGCCGCCACCTCCTCCGCCCGCGGCTGGTGATGAGGTGCGGAACGTCTGGTCGTGAATGTGTGTCAGTGATGGTGTGGTTGTGGCATGAGAGAAACGAGAGGAAGACGGGCACAAATTAAAAGTTAGCCAAAGCACGACCAAAGCTAAGCACTAGAGTAATCTATGACTATGGCATTACAACTAAGCTGGAAGGAGGGCAGTCGTGTTAGGCCAGAGAGGCGCTCCCAAAGACGGTTGTTAGTCTTGGTTAGTAGCCCGCGAGATATCCGCTGGTCACTTACGGCATCGACTTGGTAGACAGGCGGTGGCTGTGGctgatgcagatgcagatgctgatgttgctgctggtgggtAAAGCGTTGCTGGTTGGCCATCTGCTGACCGCCGGGCTGTTGGCCGCTGGCCAAGGCCTGGGCATAGGCGTGCAGATCCAAGTAAGAGTCGTAGTATACGGTCAGGTCCTCATTGAGGGGGGAGTTGTGCGCAGACTACGTGGGGGATTGGGGTTTCGGTTTGTGTGTGGTAGTGGTGAAGCAAACGTAAgttgaaataaaatgaaatcatAAGTTATAGAAGAAGATGACTAAATTTGAAGGTGGCTCTAGACTCGTGCACTAGTTAGACCCAATGAATTTAACCTAACTCTCACGGCTAACTATAGTATACTGGCTTTTTTTGGGGAGTAAATGTCGAGTCTCCCAATTCGTATTTCTATGCCCAATGAGCTCAAAGTATAGCtacatttatacaatttggcaCGTAATATTTTATCACCTCCAAGATATTGAACAGAAGAAAATGACAAATAGTGCTGGCACTAGAAAATGTATGGAACAAGGCTTTAAAGGCATTAAAAATCTATTGTTTTAACTTGGGCAAAGCAACTAGAATCCCACAGTTTACGATTAGTGATAAGCAAATGGATACTGTGAAACTCAAGACTTCTATAGATCATTGTAGCTTTCAAGTTTTTAGCCAGATATATGAATTTTCTAAGTAAAGCCAAAAACATATGCAATCTGACTGCTAAAATTGTTAGTCAGAAGCATAAACTACACATTGGTAGTAACCAATTGGGTTGCAAACTCAAATAGCCAGGTGAGAGTAGGAATTCAAACATTTTGGTACAGATGGGAACGGGAGGCGAACCGAGCACACACCTGCAATAggggttgctgctgctgcacctgttgctgctgaagctgctgctgctgctgttgctgctgcatgcGTCTGAGGGACACAGGTGATGCTGGCTGGTGCCGCATGGCTGCCAGGGCTCTTACCGTCTCCGATACCTTCAGCGCTGAGCTGGGAATCTGGGGCACGGCGTCCAGCATGAatggcggtggcggcggtaAGTGCTCGCTGGAGCTGCTTAGTTGGAGATTCTGCTGCGACAGAGTCGcgtgctgttgttgctgctgcagctgcgtTGCGTAATTAAATCATAAGTTAAAGAATAAAAGCATAGAGGAAACCAAAGAGTGTGTGACCCAGAGTGTGAGCCCAGGCTTAGCGACTAGCTTAGATTAAGTGGCTAACTTAATTGGGTGTAGGTAGTTGAAGGTTTAACTCACCCCGACCGAGGCATTGGGACTGGGGGTCACCGACGAACTGCGTCTGACTGGCGGCGGTGGCTTGGCCTGATTGATGGACGAGCGACGCCCGATGCGCGTGGAGCCACCGCCGGCTGCTCCTCCTGGGAAAAGTAAAAATCATAGTTAGTGGGGCGTCTAAGTCATTTGTTTCTGCTGTTATTCACAGTTATGTACAGTTATCAGTTTATACACTTGGCACACAAAACACAGGACACCATCTAATACCAGTAGTTAGCGATAGACGCAGAGTTAGGATCTGCTGATCGAGAAAGTTATGAACGTTCTGGGTCTGCTGTGAATCATAATGATGACCCTGAAGCGAGTGAAAAAGCATTAGTGGCAGAGATGGCCCTTTCGATACCACTTCATGACGAAAAGACATTTCCCCTAATTCAAGCGATTTCGCAAAGTgcaattttataaaaaaaatttttagttACAATCGATCGAATCTGATTAGTGATTTGGCATTTTAGCAGTTAGTGGCAGTATCATGCGGTTTTTGAGTTGTCTATGGATGATCTGAACTTGATGAACGTGTGACTTGATGGTATGAGCGTAGTGCTTAGCGAGAGAAACCAACTCCAATTTCAAAAAGGTTACCACATCGAActtatagcaaaaataaggAACCCAAAGCCACGTAAAGTTACTTCGGCAAGCACAAAATGATAACAAAGTAGGAACGTTTTCAAAATAAGGaatcaaaaaccaaaaccataaacccaaacaaatcaaaatcaaattgaaacgAAACGAACCCGACAAAGAAGCCGGCCGGGGCGTAATGCACGGCTTCAGATGGGCATTGGCATTGGAAATGCTATTGACGTGGTGGGGATTGGCTGGGGCATTGGAGCACACATATGGATGGGCGGGTGGTCGGTCACTGGCGGGCAACATCGATGGCCGGGCATTTGATGGTGATGAAGTGGTGGCTGGTAATGGTAATGACGATAGCGATGACGATGATAATGGCAAATGGCCGCGAGGTGATGACGGTGACAATGCCATTGTAGGCGTCTTGCACTGCGTGTGATTGGATGTGGCTGTCTGATTTTGGTTTGGCATTCTATGATTTGGATTCGGGTACGGGTCTGTGGATGCTGTTGCGGTTGCAAATGCAGATGCTGATTCTGATGCAGATGCAGTAATATTGGCGGCTTGTTGATTAGTGACATTACAGTTTCTGGTTTGGGGCGACTGTGGTGAGTGTTGCTGTTCTTGTGgtgcttgctgctgctgctgcgtttcttgctgctgttgctgctgctgctgctgcaactgctgttTAACCTTCTGCTTTTGCCTGCGTATTTTAGCATCTAGATCGGCCTTAAAGTCCGACTTTCTCGGCACGACAGGCCTATCGCCCGCAGTGGGAACCGGGCCGTTAAAAATACTCAAGCTGGTGGGCTTGGGGGGCAGCTGGCGCCTTGCAAGTTCTACTGGTGGGCTACTGCCGTCAATATCCTGCTGTTGTGTCTGTGGAAAATGCTGGTCCTGTGGCCTGCTCTGTACCGCCTGCTCACTGGGTGTTTTACCTCTTTGCGGACTGCCGCGTCCGAGgagctgcaactgctgctcaCTGGTGGCGCGAAACGAGGAGAGTCGCTGCTTGGCGGGCGCCACAGTTGCTGTTGGCGGTGGCTGGCCACCGGCAGAGTCCGGCGAGGAGTCCGGCGAACCGGCCAAATTGGCGGGCAACTGCTGCAGCTCGCGCATCTCGTGCAGCTGCAGCGCGTGTGGCTGCGGATCCTTGGTCCGCAGCACTACAATCTCGGAG carries:
- the LOC6607911 gene encoding uncharacterized protein LOC6607911 isoform X3, whose translation is MDLSLERDSSALGSLFQQIINDMKNTSPLWEDFVAKAGKLHTCLRAAIQAIAAYLDAFQKIADAATNSRGASKEIGTALTRVCLRHKAVETRLKTFTSAIMDCLVQPLQERIEDWKRTVATIDKDHAKEYKRCRSELKKRSSDTLRLQKKARKGQTDGLQSLMDSHMQDVTLRRAELEEVEKKSLRAAMVEERLRYCSFVHMLQPVVHEECEVMSELGHLQEAMQSIALVTKEPSVLPQASEELIHDAKASINLYPESPGGGSGSQGGGCSNSLGSRKSSVCSISSMNSSGSSNSPGHHHYPRSLSQTSNATNQTANVSTWPPHSQDGVDTLPPTADRPHTISTAYEKGHQRPPLTVYTFQNPETIHESGSCLNNGTAAPNGQPLSGQATPATQKSPAASLSRPPLPVRCSSLERPLSAQSNHRQGSGNNLLQRQCPSPIPAHITKELSAAHHAQQQQQQNQQPQTPPTYVNMSELATMAALKQTNQQQKPPLQQQSSIDSTSSQHSTDSTGSHQLLQQQHHQSQQNHHSATATRSHSISSTASSLHSHPSIDSTVACGSLVGQHNHSTSTNTNTTSPSSGSSTPQNHYSPLLTNSPTSTAAGTPSGSSLGPGSGLGFVYQVSSPTPPSSEVLKITEQAAAGQDQGPANSVADETDERSRASVLQKASMFEKAAAAAAVSPPAPIQIASGSPASGGGTRRSEAEQQEMDSFQREIDEGKVKPPSNIISGSTNSNNNNNTTTSSISSSDNNNLPATSNIEPCAISNQTNSSGCGTDISDTTSDELAGEDMDVRRRDRDRDLLGASDSELSRCYVSETSSLTGGLTAGGYENPTFAHFAANANREDAVSLASDSVCLGQPRHAYVDTCSDSGSAVVVIYDHQIPNTPDIEFVKQNSEIVVLRTKDPQPHALQLHEMRELQQLPANLAGSPDSSPDSAGGQPPPTATVAPAKQRLSSFRATSEQQLQLLGRGSPQRGKTPSEQAVQSRPQDQHFPQTQQQDIDGSSPPVELARRQLPPKPTSLSIFNGPVPTAGDRPVVPRKSDFKADLDAKIRRQKQKVKQQLQQQQQQQQQETQQQQQAPQEQQHSPQSPQTRNCNVTNQQAANITASASESASAFATATASTDPYPNPNHRMPNQNQTATSNHTQCKTPTMALSPSSPRGHLPLSSSSLSSLPLPATTSSPSNARPSMLPASDRPPAHPYVCSNAPANPHHVNSISNANAHLKPCITPRPASLSGGAAGGGSTRIGRRSSINQAKPPPPVRRSSSVTPSPNASVGLQQQQQHATLSQQNLQLSSSSEHLPPPPPFMLDAVPQIPSSALKVSETVRALAAMRHQPASPVSLRRMQQQQQQQQLQQQQVQQQQPLLQSAHNSPLNEDLTVYYDSYLDLHAYAQALASGQQPGGQQMANQQRFTHQQQHQHLHLHQPQPPPVYQVDATFRTSSPAAGGGGGGGIYAQPKLLNSMSSFRTSSPSPNGHAHPLPPTQPKANPNLIAQLNARLSGKQQQQHVEGIYGNQQAPGGESIYMRSGLSMSQPQQQQHYDGKSEQIQLQHQQQHRIYASFGTSSSAMSSAHAANSSTKPSILTPTTSFNALPHFPLSSSTSSLLSKVSSFSNSSSASASPPTTAAAPGSANSHYQPPQPPNAAVANSKDMAIYSSSFTKNPAAAQSPNMRQTHSHQHHQPPQQQHYTCPPPLEDPPPPPIYAAGASATMPKKMARPPTGQNASHSSAYAAASSTATLPKNMMQQQQQRLQQQQYQQPAGMGIGNGTGHLGQRPQLPLPQQKLRAAQQQHLAEQQQHQQHQLQQQHQHQQQQQHQQHQQHQQRQPPIPSRHSSVQQKIFVSTNPFIQTTAVKFHSPSASPTCGSPVTGSLASIYATTSRGGHHHQQQQAQQQHYYRDAGSNSNGGAAYYNHNAHAHSQAHHPNYATSTNIEKTGSIRAKTKAEFLENLNAKLAKQGMSGRAFAVRNLINSKALPDPRICHESLMDQIKRGATLKRNQKINDRSAPKIH